A single region of the Actinoplanes sp. SE50/110 genome encodes:
- a CDS encoding 4-hydroxy-3-methylbut-2-enyl diphosphate reductase gives MNPIIPADTIRTGRNGSTAVPAGVVALIAGGWRPDGGTYHCRVTEARKRVLLAKPRGYCAGVDRAVQTVEEALKLYGAPVYVRKQIVHNKHVVSTLEARGAIFVEENYEVPEGATVVFSAHGVAPEVHDQARERRLKAIDATCPLVTKVHHEAKRFAAEDYDILLIGHEGHEEVIGTSGEAPAHIQLVDGPDDVANVVVRDPAKVVWLSQTTLSVDETMETVARLKTRLPLLQSPPSDDICYATSNRQHVIKEIAPECDVVIVVGSTNSSNSVRLVEVALGAGARAGHLVDYAAEIQDEWLAGATTVGVSSGASVPDELVMEVLAHLAERGFGEVTEFTTAEERLTFSLPQELRKDMKAAEAARAAAAG, from the coding sequence ATGAATCCGATTATCCCGGCCGATACCATACGGACGGGGCGAAACGGATCAACAGCCGTTCCGGCCGGGGTTGTGGCCCTGATCGCAGGAGGGTGGCGGCCGGACGGTGGCACGTACCATTGCCGCGTGACTGAAGCTCGTAAGCGGGTGTTGCTCGCCAAGCCGCGTGGTTACTGCGCCGGTGTCGACCGCGCCGTGCAGACCGTCGAGGAGGCGCTGAAACTCTACGGCGCCCCGGTCTACGTGCGTAAGCAGATCGTGCACAACAAGCACGTGGTCAGCACGCTGGAGGCCCGCGGCGCGATCTTCGTCGAGGAGAACTACGAGGTGCCCGAGGGCGCCACCGTGGTGTTCTCCGCGCACGGCGTCGCCCCCGAGGTGCACGACCAGGCCCGCGAGCGCCGGCTCAAGGCGATCGACGCGACCTGCCCGCTGGTCACCAAGGTGCACCACGAGGCGAAACGGTTCGCCGCCGAGGACTACGACATCCTGCTGATCGGTCACGAGGGGCACGAGGAGGTCATCGGCACCTCCGGCGAGGCCCCGGCGCACATCCAGCTCGTCGACGGCCCCGACGACGTGGCGAACGTCGTCGTCCGCGACCCGGCCAAGGTCGTCTGGCTGTCGCAGACCACGCTGTCGGTGGACGAGACGATGGAGACGGTGGCCCGGCTCAAGACCCGGCTGCCGCTGCTGCAGTCGCCGCCCAGCGACGACATCTGCTACGCCACCTCGAACCGGCAGCACGTGATCAAGGAGATCGCGCCGGAGTGCGACGTGGTGATCGTGGTCGGCTCGACCAACTCGTCGAACTCGGTCCGCCTGGTCGAGGTCGCCCTCGGTGCCGGCGCCCGGGCCGGTCACCTCGTCGACTACGCCGCCGAGATCCAGGACGAGTGGCTGGCCGGCGCCACCACGGTCGGTGTCTCCTCCGGCGCCAGCGTGCCGGACGAGCTGGTGATGGAGGTGCTGGCGCACCTCGCGGAGCGTGGCTTCGGCGAGGTCACCGAGTTCACCACGGCCGAGGAGCGGCTCACCTTCTCCCTCCCGCAGGAGCTCCGCAAGGACATGAAGGCCGCCGAGGCGGCCCGGGCCGCTGCCGCCGGCTGA
- a CDS encoding protein DA1, with translation MGLPRCAVCGRLMTLTGFVTPNGELICHRHAHEQPSTCCGLPADPTLAAERPLCPRCAATAVRTQQDVRRVLPPIAARLRALSIWTTKPVRVRLVPVAELQADWHGSGALLGGTVCVGSEVVDLMVVRDLPLVRFGAVVAHEVMHAYLVQHGFGELPPPVEEGLCELLAHAWLKGEPGAPAEWERRRIMDNPDPVYGNGFRAARQAALRVGGVSRMLAHVRRYGDLP, from the coding sequence GTGGGGCTGCCTCGGTGTGCGGTCTGTGGCCGGCTGATGACGCTGACCGGCTTCGTCACGCCCAACGGTGAGTTGATCTGTCATCGGCATGCTCATGAGCAGCCGTCGACGTGTTGTGGTCTGCCGGCTGATCCGACGCTGGCCGCGGAGCGTCCGTTGTGTCCGCGGTGCGCGGCGACGGCGGTGCGTACGCAGCAGGATGTGCGGCGGGTGTTGCCGCCGATCGCGGCGCGGTTGCGGGCGTTGTCGATCTGGACGACGAAGCCGGTGCGGGTGCGTCTGGTGCCGGTGGCCGAGTTGCAGGCGGATTGGCACGGGTCGGGTGCATTGCTCGGCGGGACGGTGTGTGTGGGTTCCGAGGTGGTCGATCTGATGGTCGTCCGGGATCTGCCGCTGGTGCGTTTCGGCGCGGTGGTCGCGCATGAGGTGATGCACGCCTATCTGGTGCAGCACGGTTTCGGGGAGTTGCCGCCGCCGGTCGAGGAGGGTCTGTGCGAGTTGCTGGCGCATGCCTGGTTGAAGGGGGAGCCGGGTGCGCCGGCGGAGTGGGAACGCCGCCGGATCATGGACAACCCGGATCCGGTGTACGGCAATGGGTTCCGGGCTGCCCGGCAGGCCGCGCTGCGGGTCGGTGGGGTGAGCCGGATGCTGGCGCATGTCCGCCGTTATGGCGATCTGCCGTGA
- a CDS encoding DUF4245 domain-containing protein, whose translation MPASSASGVAAESSAAPVPAGATSSAAPAASASPRLTRREGRAPRDMALSLAVLMIPIVLLLVFYRVVLNGDKPLTVDPSSSFDLASRHFTVLKPAGLGKDWRVTAATFKDEKGGAILRIGYVDPDDNPVQLIESTTPADTLVPAEVGKDGKRAGAYRTDARTWMVYTGRPGETALIFSDTGRTVLLVGKTGQPNLEALANSLK comes from the coding sequence TTGCCGGCGTCCTCGGCGTCGGGCGTCGCCGCGGAGTCGTCGGCTGCGCCGGTTCCGGCCGGGGCGACGTCCTCAGCGGCTCCGGCCGCGAGCGCGTCGCCGCGGCTCACCCGCCGGGAGGGGCGGGCGCCGCGCGACATGGCGCTGTCCCTGGCGGTGCTGATGATCCCGATCGTGCTGCTGCTGGTCTTCTACCGGGTGGTGCTCAACGGCGACAAGCCGCTCACCGTCGACCCGTCCTCGTCGTTCGACCTCGCGTCCAGGCACTTCACCGTGCTGAAACCGGCCGGCCTGGGCAAGGATTGGCGGGTGACCGCGGCGACGTTCAAGGATGAGAAGGGCGGCGCCATCCTGCGCATCGGCTACGTCGACCCGGACGACAACCCGGTCCAGCTGATCGAGAGCACCACCCCCGCGGACACGCTCGTCCCGGCCGAGGTCGGCAAGGACGGCAAGCGCGCCGGCGCCTACCGCACCGACGCCCGCACCTGGATGGTCTACACCGGCCGCCCGGGCGAAACGGCCCTGATCTTCTCCGATACCGGCCGCACCGTGCTGCTCGTCGGCAAGACCGGACAGCCCAACCTGGAAGCCCTCGCCAACTCCCTGAAGTAG
- the glpX gene encoding class II fructose-bisphosphatase, whose translation MPARVPQDLDRNIALDLVRVTEAAAMAAGRWVGRGDKNGGDGAAVDAMRKLINSIQMQGVVVIGEGEKDEAPMLYNGERVGDGTGPEVDVAVDPIDGTTLMSKGMPGSVSVLAVAERGAMFDPSAVFYMDKIAVGPDCADVIDINAGTAENLRRIARAKRSSVSDVTVCILDRPRHARLVEEVRQAGATIKFISDGDIAGAISAARAESDVDVLMGIGGTPEGITAACAIKCLGGMIQAKLWPRDDAERQKAVDGGHDLDRVLTTDDLVTGDNCFFVATGVTSGDLLKGVRYRSGGAHTQSIVMRSKSGTIRVIDSYHRLEKLALYSAVDFDGHLPTVPIGEEPII comes from the coding sequence ATGCCTGCCCGGGTTCCCCAGGATCTCGACCGTAACATCGCCCTCGACCTGGTCCGTGTGACCGAGGCGGCCGCCATGGCCGCTGGTCGCTGGGTGGGACGCGGCGACAAGAACGGCGGTGACGGCGCTGCCGTCGACGCCATGCGCAAGCTCATCAACTCGATTCAGATGCAGGGCGTCGTCGTCATCGGCGAGGGGGAGAAGGACGAGGCCCCGATGCTCTACAACGGCGAGCGGGTGGGTGACGGCACCGGGCCGGAGGTGGACGTCGCGGTCGATCCGATCGACGGGACGACGCTGATGAGCAAGGGTATGCCGGGTTCGGTCTCGGTGCTCGCGGTGGCCGAGCGCGGGGCGATGTTCGATCCGAGCGCGGTGTTCTACATGGACAAGATCGCGGTCGGGCCGGACTGCGCCGACGTGATCGACATCAATGCCGGCACGGCGGAGAACCTGCGCCGGATCGCCCGGGCCAAACGGTCCAGCGTCTCCGATGTGACGGTCTGCATCCTCGATCGGCCGCGGCACGCCCGGCTGGTCGAGGAGGTGCGGCAGGCCGGGGCGACGATCAAGTTCATCTCGGACGGCGACATCGCCGGGGCCATCTCGGCGGCCCGCGCCGAGTCCGACGTCGACGTGCTGATGGGTATCGGTGGCACCCCGGAGGGGATCACCGCGGCCTGCGCGATCAAATGTCTGGGCGGCATGATCCAGGCGAAGTTGTGGCCGCGGGACGACGCCGAGCGGCAGAAGGCGGTCGACGGCGGCCACGACCTGGACCGGGTGCTGACCACCGACGATCTGGTGACCGGCGACAACTGTTTCTTCGTGGCGACCGGGGTCACCTCGGGCGATCTGCTCAAGGGGGTGCGGTATCGCTCCGGCGGCGCGCACACCCAGTCGATCGTGATGCGGTCCAAGAGCGGCACGATCCGGGTGATCGACTCGTATCACCGGCTGGAGAAGCTGGCCCTCTACTCCGCGGTCGACTTCGACGGCCACCTGCCGACCGTCCCGATCGGCGAGGAGCCGATCATCTGA
- the valS gene encoding valine--tRNA ligase yields MTDTGTGRPGLPERPSLDGLEDRWAPRWQEEGTYTFDRSRERSDVFAIDTPPPTVSGALHVGHVFSFTHTDTVARFQRMRGKTVFYPMGWDDNGLPTERRVQHRYGVRCDPALPYDPAWQPPEAPADPPVAISRRNFVELCSRMTAADEQAYEAIWRRLGLSVDWGLTYTTIGDRARAVSQRAFLAALARGQAYAAQAPTLWDAGFQTAVAQAELEDRERPGAFHTLRFAGPDGPIEVDTTRPELLPACVALVHHPGDQRFAHLTAARSPLFGVEVPVLAHPLAEPERGTGIAMICTFGDLTDVTWWRDLGLGTRVVVGRDGRFLRDAPSGVPAGVYAALAGRTVEAARRETVRLLRASGDLLGEPRPITHPVKFYERGDRPLEIVTSRQWFLRNGGRDPLLRERMLARGRELRWVPEHMRHRYEHWVTGLTGDWLISRQRFFGVPFPLWYRLDDAGEPDYDQLLIPDDSALPVDPTSDCPPGFDESARGRPGGFTADPDVMDTWATSSLTPQIAGGWSVDDDLYSRVFPMDLRPQGQEIIRTWLFGTVLRAEQQDGVLPWHTAVLSGWVLDPDHKKMSSSRGRAVPAGPPLAEFGADAMRYWAASGRPGADIAYEPGQLRIGRRLATKLLNASKFALRLGASDALRQPVTEPLDRAMLGRLAEVVIAATEAFDRFQHSEALQAVETFFWTFCDDYIELVKSRAYGSGPAAGSAHAALATGLSVQLRLFAPFLPYVTEEVWSWWRYGSVHRSTWPTRYELTRVAPDSEPALLDLAGDALRQVRKAKSDRRLSMRADVPLAEALGPAALLDRLELIGGDVRAAGRIAKLDLLRDRTPELVIACAF; encoded by the coding sequence ATGACTGATACGGGAACGGGCCGCCCGGGCCTACCCGAGCGGCCGTCGCTGGACGGGCTCGAGGACCGCTGGGCGCCGCGCTGGCAGGAGGAGGGTACTTACACGTTCGACCGGTCGAGGGAGCGGTCGGACGTGTTCGCCATCGACACCCCTCCGCCGACCGTATCGGGTGCGTTGCACGTCGGGCACGTCTTCTCGTTCACCCACACCGACACGGTCGCGCGGTTCCAGCGGATGCGCGGCAAGACGGTCTTCTATCCGATGGGCTGGGACGACAACGGCCTGCCCACCGAGCGGCGGGTCCAGCACCGCTACGGGGTCCGCTGCGATCCGGCGCTGCCCTACGACCCGGCCTGGCAGCCGCCGGAGGCTCCGGCCGACCCGCCGGTCGCGATCTCCCGGCGCAACTTCGTCGAGTTGTGCTCGCGGATGACCGCTGCCGACGAGCAGGCCTACGAGGCGATCTGGCGGCGGCTCGGCCTCTCCGTCGACTGGGGACTGACGTATACGACGATCGGCGACCGGGCGCGCGCCGTCTCGCAGCGAGCCTTCCTGGCTGCCCTGGCCCGCGGTCAGGCCTATGCGGCGCAGGCTCCGACGCTGTGGGACGCCGGTTTCCAGACCGCGGTCGCCCAGGCCGAGCTGGAGGATCGGGAGCGACCCGGCGCCTTCCACACGCTGCGCTTCGCTGGGCCGGACGGGCCGATCGAGGTCGACACGACCCGGCCGGAGCTGCTGCCGGCCTGCGTCGCGCTCGTCCATCACCCCGGTGACCAGCGGTTCGCCCACCTGACCGCGGCCCGGTCGCCGCTGTTCGGGGTCGAGGTCCCGGTCCTGGCGCATCCGCTGGCCGAGCCGGAGCGGGGCACCGGGATCGCGATGATCTGCACGTTCGGCGACCTGACCGACGTCACCTGGTGGCGCGATCTGGGCCTGGGCACCCGGGTCGTCGTCGGCCGGGACGGGCGGTTCCTGCGCGATGCGCCGTCCGGTGTCCCGGCCGGGGTGTACGCCGCGCTGGCCGGGCGGACCGTGGAGGCGGCCCGGCGGGAAACGGTCCGGTTGCTGCGCGCGTCGGGTGATCTGCTCGGTGAGCCGCGGCCGATCACGCATCCGGTCAAGTTCTACGAGCGAGGCGACCGGCCGCTGGAGATCGTCACCAGCCGGCAGTGGTTCCTGCGCAACGGCGGGCGCGACCCGCTGCTGCGCGAGCGGATGCTGGCCCGGGGCCGGGAGTTGCGCTGGGTTCCGGAGCACATGCGCCACCGGTATGAGCACTGGGTGACCGGGCTGACCGGGGACTGGCTGATCAGCCGGCAGCGGTTCTTCGGCGTCCCGTTCCCGCTCTGGTACCGGCTCGACGACGCTGGCGAGCCGGACTACGACCAGCTTCTCATACCGGACGATTCGGCACTGCCGGTCGACCCGACTTCGGACTGTCCGCCCGGATTCGACGAGTCGGCGCGGGGCCGGCCGGGCGGCTTCACCGCGGATCCGGACGTGATGGACACCTGGGCGACGTCGTCGCTCACCCCGCAGATCGCCGGCGGCTGGAGCGTCGACGACGACCTGTACTCCCGGGTCTTCCCGATGGACCTGCGACCACAGGGCCAGGAGATCATCCGGACATGGCTGTTCGGCACGGTGCTGCGCGCCGAGCAGCAGGACGGCGTGCTGCCCTGGCACACCGCGGTCCTGTCCGGCTGGGTCCTCGACCCCGACCACAAGAAGATGTCCAGTTCCCGGGGCCGGGCGGTGCCGGCCGGGCCGCCGCTGGCGGAGTTCGGCGCGGACGCGATGCGCTACTGGGCGGCCAGCGGCCGGCCCGGGGCGGACATCGCCTACGAGCCGGGCCAGCTGCGGATCGGCCGGCGGCTGGCGACCAAGCTGCTCAACGCGTCGAAATTCGCGCTCCGCCTGGGCGCGTCCGACGCGCTGCGGCAGCCGGTCACCGAGCCGCTCGACCGGGCGATGCTGGGCCGGCTGGCCGAGGTGGTCATCGCGGCCACCGAGGCGTTCGACCGGTTCCAGCACTCGGAGGCGCTGCAGGCGGTCGAGACGTTCTTCTGGACGTTCTGCGACGACTACATCGAGCTGGTCAAGAGCCGGGCGTACGGGTCCGGCCCGGCCGCCGGCTCGGCGCACGCCGCGCTGGCCACCGGGCTGTCCGTCCAACTCCGGCTGTTCGCCCCGTTCCTGCCGTATGTGACGGAGGAGGTCTGGTCGTGGTGGCGTTACGGATCGGTCCACCGATCGACCTGGCCCACCCGGTATGAGCTGACCCGGGTCGCGCCGGACAGCGAGCCGGCCCTGCTCGACCTGGCCGGCGACGCGCTGCGGCAGGTCCGCAAGGCGAAATCGGACCGCCGGCTGTCGATGCGGGCCGACGTGCCGCTGGCCGAGGCGCTCGGCCCGGCCGCCCTGCTCGATCGGCTGGAGCTGATCGGCGGGGACGTCCGGGCCGCCGGGCGGATCGCCAAGCTCGACCTGCTCCGGGACCGGACCCCGGAGCTGGTCATCGCCTGCGCCTTCTGA
- a CDS encoding Gfo/Idh/MocA family protein has translation MTESVSVAVVGAGSRGGMYARVAADSGRARVVAVAEPDDERRERFAAEFGLPADRVHRDWTGLLAGPRVADAVIVATQDRLHEAPAVALLGHGYDVLLEKPMAPSEASARRIADAALASGRIFGVCHVLRYTPYTAMIRELIRDGALGDVINVQHLEPVGWWHQAHAYVRGNWRSEAGSGPMLLTKACHDVDWIMHVVGDGVARVSSFGGLAHFRPDRQPAGAADRCVDCAVERECPYSAKRLYLGCLGDPKTERWPLGPVTSDATEAGVLHALRTGPYGRCVYRCDNDVVDHQVVNFEFAGGATATLTMTAFSPSDGYRRTRIFGSHGSLEGDGRTLTLTDFRDGSERVIPVPAGAGGTAAGGHGGGDAGLVAAFLTAVRTRDESYLGSGAAASLDSHRVVWAAERARHTGTVITL, from the coding sequence ATGACGGAGTCGGTCAGCGTCGCGGTGGTGGGCGCCGGCAGCCGCGGCGGCATGTACGCGCGGGTGGCCGCGGACAGCGGCCGGGCCCGGGTGGTGGCGGTCGCCGAGCCCGACGACGAGCGGCGGGAACGTTTCGCGGCGGAGTTCGGCCTGCCGGCGGACCGGGTCCACCGGGACTGGACGGGCCTGCTGGCCGGGCCGCGGGTGGCCGACGCGGTGATCGTGGCGACCCAGGACCGGTTGCACGAGGCGCCGGCGGTGGCGCTGCTCGGGCACGGTTACGACGTGCTGCTGGAGAAGCCGATGGCGCCCTCCGAGGCGAGCGCCCGGCGGATCGCCGACGCGGCGCTGGCCAGTGGGCGGATCTTCGGGGTGTGCCACGTGCTGCGGTACACCCCGTACACCGCGATGATCCGCGAGCTGATCCGCGACGGCGCGCTCGGCGACGTGATCAACGTGCAGCACCTGGAGCCGGTCGGCTGGTGGCACCAGGCGCACGCCTATGTGCGGGGCAACTGGCGTTCCGAGGCGGGTTCCGGGCCGATGCTGCTGACCAAGGCCTGCCACGACGTGGACTGGATCATGCACGTGGTCGGGGACGGCGTGGCCCGGGTGTCGTCGTTCGGTGGGCTCGCCCATTTCCGGCCGGACCGTCAGCCGGCCGGGGCCGCGGACCGGTGTGTGGACTGCGCGGTGGAGCGGGAATGCCCATACTCGGCGAAGCGCCTCTATCTCGGCTGCCTCGGCGACCCGAAGACCGAGCGGTGGCCGCTGGGGCCGGTGACCTCGGACGCCACCGAGGCCGGGGTGCTGCACGCGCTGCGCACCGGACCGTACGGACGCTGCGTGTACCGCTGCGACAACGACGTGGTGGACCACCAGGTGGTGAACTTCGAGTTCGCCGGCGGAGCGACCGCGACGCTGACCATGACCGCTTTCTCGCCGTCCGACGGTTACCGGCGAACGCGGATCTTCGGCAGTCACGGCAGCCTCGAAGGGGACGGGCGGACGCTGACCCTCACCGATTTCCGGGACGGCAGCGAGCGGGTGATCCCGGTGCCGGCCGGCGCCGGCGGCACCGCGGCCGGTGGCCACGGTGGCGGCGACGCCGGCCTGGTCGCGGCGTTCCTGACCGCGGTGCGGACCCGCGACGAGTCGTATCTCGGCTCCGGTGCGGCCGCCAGCCTGGACAGCCACCGCGTCGTGTGGGCCGCCGAGCGGGCCCGCCACACCGGAACCGTGATCACTCTCTGA
- a CDS encoding DNA recombination protein RmuC codes for MTYSTLAVILICLAAGGALGWLAARARAATDIARLEATVAAARDGEQRLEQSMRALSYEATAQSQEAVARAVAPLQDTLRRYEQRVADLERERVDAYAELREQVRAMGVVSTELRGETRQLVSALRTPQVRGRWGEHQLRRIVEAAGLLEHCDFAEQVTAETDRQGVRPDLVVRLHGGRTVVVDAKAPLEGYLSAMEARDERDRDLHLDQHARHLRAHVDALSAKEYWSAFPSTPDFVVLFVPADPFLDAALQRDPVLMEYAFRRDVVLATPATLIAMLRTVAFSWRQETLTGNAVAVHTLARELYGRLSTLGDHVSRLGVSLNGAVSAYNKAIGSLESRVLVSARKLAEMGVSDEDLPQPPQIEVAPRQPQAPELS; via the coding sequence GTGACGTACTCGACGCTCGCTGTGATCCTGATCTGCCTCGCGGCGGGCGGCGCCCTGGGCTGGCTCGCCGCCCGGGCGCGGGCCGCCACCGACATCGCCCGGCTGGAGGCCACGGTCGCCGCTGCCCGCGATGGTGAGCAGCGGCTGGAACAGTCGATGCGGGCGCTGTCCTATGAGGCGACCGCCCAGTCGCAGGAGGCGGTGGCCCGCGCGGTCGCCCCGCTGCAGGACACGCTGCGACGCTACGAGCAGCGGGTCGCCGACCTGGAACGCGAGCGGGTCGACGCGTATGCCGAGCTCCGCGAGCAGGTGCGGGCGATGGGCGTGGTCTCCACCGAGCTGCGCGGCGAGACCCGGCAACTGGTCTCGGCGCTGCGCACCCCGCAGGTTCGCGGCCGCTGGGGCGAGCACCAGCTGCGCCGGATCGTCGAGGCGGCCGGCCTGCTGGAGCACTGCGACTTCGCCGAGCAGGTCACCGCCGAGACCGACCGTCAGGGGGTGCGGCCCGACCTGGTGGTCCGGCTGCACGGCGGCCGCACCGTGGTGGTCGACGCCAAGGCGCCGCTGGAGGGCTATCTGTCCGCCATGGAGGCCCGCGACGAACGTGACCGGGATCTCCACCTCGACCAGCACGCCCGGCATCTACGAGCGCATGTGGACGCCCTGTCGGCCAAGGAGTACTGGTCGGCCTTCCCCTCCACCCCGGACTTCGTGGTGCTGTTCGTCCCGGCCGACCCGTTCCTGGACGCCGCCCTGCAGCGCGACCCGGTCCTGATGGAGTATGCGTTCCGCCGCGACGTCGTGCTGGCCACGCCGGCCACGCTGATCGCGATGCTGCGCACCGTCGCGTTCTCCTGGCGGCAGGAGACGCTGACCGGCAACGCGGTCGCCGTGCACACGCTGGCCCGCGAGCTCTACGGCCGGCTGTCGACGCTGGGCGACCACGTGAGCCGCCTGGGCGTCTCCCTCAACGGGGCGGTCAGCGCGTACAACAAGGCAATCGGCTCTTTGGAGTCCAGAGTCCTGGTCAGCGCACGCAAGCTGGCCGAGATGGGGGTTTCCGACGAGGATCTGCCGCAGCCGCCCCAGATCGAGGTGGCCCCGCGGCAGCCCCAGGCCCCGGAGCTCAGCTGA
- a CDS encoding methylated-DNA--[protein]-cysteine S-methyltransferase has product MTMLRFSTMDTPPGPFTLVVADSGAVRAAGFTVDVPALIRLIDPALVEPAEPADDVGPAQAAVRAYFAGDLPALDTVAVEQRTGGVFLAHAWRVMRDIKPGDPVTYADYAVLAGRPAAIRAAAAACARNAVALIVPCHRVLRTDGSLGGYRWGLPVKSWLLEHESSA; this is encoded by the coding sequence ATCACCATGTTGCGGTTTTCCACGATGGACACCCCGCCCGGCCCGTTCACCCTGGTCGTCGCGGATTCAGGTGCCGTCCGCGCCGCCGGTTTCACCGTCGATGTCCCGGCCCTGATCCGTCTGATCGATCCGGCCCTGGTGGAGCCCGCCGAGCCTGCCGACGATGTCGGCCCGGCGCAGGCCGCGGTCCGTGCCTATTTCGCCGGCGACCTTCCGGCTCTGGACACGGTCGCGGTCGAGCAGCGCACCGGCGGCGTGTTCCTGGCGCACGCCTGGCGGGTGATGCGCGACATCAAGCCGGGTGATCCGGTGACGTATGCGGACTATGCCGTGTTGGCGGGCCGTCCGGCGGCGATCCGCGCGGCGGCCGCCGCGTGTGCGCGGAATGCGGTCGCGTTGATCGTCCCGTGTCATCGGGTGTTGCGGACGGATGGTTCGTTGGGTGGTTACCGGTGGGGTCTGCCGGTGAAGTCGTGGCTTCTGGAGCACGAGTCGTCGGCGTGA
- the xseA gene encoding exodeoxyribonuclease VII large subunit: MSEAQAATAPAKSTADEPWPVRVVTQKISAWIAKLGWVWVDGQVAQISRRAGSGVVFLTLRDPAADLSLSVTVHRDVLETGAPDLSEGARVTLHAKPEFYQARGSLSLRADEIRQVGLGELLARLERLKKLLAAEGLFARERKRRLPFLPGRIGLITGQNTAAERDVLTNVHRRWPGADFRVAHVAVQGPNAVPQIINALKVLDDDETVDVIVIARGGGSVEDLLPFSDEALCRQVFAARTPVVSAIGHETDTPLLDYVADLRASTPTDAAKRIVPDLADEIRLIDHARQRLDRAVLTRIDRERQRVEALRSRPVLARPETLIDQRAAEVVALRDRAGRSLEHRVRRADDELRHTLARLRALSPLATLQRGYAIVQRGDGHVLRAAGEVDEGDPVRVRLAEGELTAVVTSGENA, from the coding sequence GTGAGTGAAGCCCAGGCCGCCACCGCACCGGCGAAGAGCACCGCCGACGAGCCCTGGCCGGTCCGCGTCGTGACGCAGAAGATCAGCGCCTGGATCGCCAAGCTCGGCTGGGTCTGGGTCGACGGCCAGGTGGCGCAGATCAGCCGGCGGGCCGGCTCCGGCGTGGTCTTCCTGACCCTGCGCGACCCGGCCGCCGACCTGAGCCTCTCGGTGACCGTGCACCGCGACGTGCTGGAGACGGGCGCGCCCGACCTGTCCGAGGGCGCCCGGGTCACTCTGCACGCCAAGCCGGAGTTCTATCAGGCCCGCGGTTCGCTCAGCCTGCGCGCCGACGAGATCCGCCAGGTCGGCCTCGGCGAGCTGCTGGCCCGGCTGGAGCGGCTGAAAAAGCTGCTCGCCGCCGAGGGCCTGTTCGCCCGCGAGCGCAAGCGGCGGCTGCCGTTCCTGCCCGGCCGGATCGGCCTGATCACCGGGCAGAACACCGCCGCCGAGCGGGACGTGCTGACCAACGTGCACCGCCGCTGGCCGGGCGCCGACTTCCGGGTCGCCCACGTCGCCGTCCAGGGACCGAACGCGGTGCCCCAGATCATCAACGCGCTCAAGGTGCTCGACGACGACGAGACGGTCGACGTGATCGTGATCGCCCGTGGCGGCGGCAGCGTGGAGGACCTGCTGCCCTTCTCCGACGAGGCGCTGTGCCGGCAGGTGTTCGCCGCCCGCACCCCGGTGGTCAGCGCGATCGGCCACGAGACCGACACCCCGCTGCTGGACTACGTCGCCGACCTGCGCGCCTCCACCCCCACCGACGCCGCCAAGCGGATCGTGCCCGACCTGGCCGACGAGATCCGGCTGATCGACCACGCCCGCCAGCGGCTCGACCGGGCCGTGCTCACCCGCATCGACCGGGAGCGGCAACGGGTCGAGGCGCTGCGTTCCCGCCCGGTCCTGGCCCGCCCGGAAACACTGATCGACCAGCGCGCCGCCGAGGTGGTCGCGCTGCGTGACCGGGCCGGCCGCAGCCTGGAGCACCGGGTGCGCCGCGCCGACGACGAGCTGCGCCACACGCTGGCCCGGCTGCGCGCGCTGTCCCCGCTGGCCACCCTGCAGCGGGGCTACGCGATCGTGCAGCGCGGCGACGGCCACGTGCTGCGTGCGGCCGGCGAGGTGGACGAGGGCGACCCGGTCCGGGTCCGCCTGGCCGAGGGCGAGTTGACCGCAGTGGTGACCTCAGGAGAGAACGCATGA
- a CDS encoding exodeoxyribonuclease VII small subunit produces the protein MSDDNLSYEQARTELADVVTRLEQGGGSLEESLALWERGEKLADICQRWLDSARTRIDAARAARDAG, from the coding sequence ATGAGCGACGACAATCTCAGCTACGAGCAGGCCCGCACCGAGTTGGCCGACGTGGTCACCCGCCTCGAGCAGGGCGGCGGCAGCCTGGAGGAGTCCCTCGCCCTCTGGGAGCGCGGCGAGAAACTGGCCGACATCTGCCAGCGCTGGCTGGACTCCGCCCGCACCCGCATCGACGCTGCCCGAGCCGCCCGCGACGCCGGCTGA